ACTACTCCCTGGGCTATCCTTTCACCACGCTTGAGTGTGAAGGGGAATTCTCCCTGGTTTACCATAAGAAATTGAAGGGTTCCTGAAAAACCAGGATCTCCAACTGCAGTGTGTATGCTTATGAATGAGCGCAGGAGGGTGGAACGAGGTAAATATAGCATGGAATAACCCTTAGGGATTTTTATCTTCCCATCAATGGTTACACTGTAAGCTGTCTTTGGTTTGAGGGTGTAAAGTGGACCTTCAAGTTTTTCAAGTTGTGGAAGTTTTTTCTCATTATCAATAAGGGATCCTGGTCCTTTCTGAATGTAAACTTCATCCACCCTCAAGTCAATACCGGAAGGTTCCACCAGTTCCTTAAATTCTGGGAATATCTTTATAAGTTCTTTTTCGCCTAACATGGATTAATTCTCCTGTGAATATCTCGGTCTATTTATTATTGGATTATTGGATATTTTTTTATAAGGAATTATTTTATTGATTTCCTGCCTATAAGATTGTTAGTTACAAATCCATCTACATCCATGGATAAAATGAATTCTAAATCCTTTGAGGAATCAATAACCCCCGGATATACTTCTATACCATGATTATGAGCTCTTGAAACCATTTCTTCATTCAAATACTGATAGAAAGGAAACATGAAATCTGCTTTAGCATCTAAGGCCTGTATTTCTGGACGAACTGGTTGTGAGCTGAAAATAACTCCAGTTTTTATATTTTTCTCCGTTGATTTTAGATTTAATGAAACATTATGGTAAAAAGAAGCTACAATCACCTTTTTAACTTTTTCTTCCAATCTTAGAATATCCAAAACCTGTTTTTCAATTCCTGGTTCCTTAATTTCGATTACCAGACCTATTTCATCAGCAGGGACTTTTCCCTCGAGGATTTGTAAAACTTCTCTGAGGGTGGGGATTTTTTCTCCATTCCCAGCATCAAGTTCCTTTAGCTGTTTGAGTGTTTTTTCCTTTACTAATCCCTTGCCATTGGTGGTGCGGTCTACAGTTGAATCATGAATAACCACTAATTCCCCATCTCTGGACTGGCGCACATCAACTTCTACCATGTCTGCACCTAATTTAAATGCACGTTTCACTGAGCGCAGGGTATTTTCTCCTTCAAAGGCTGATGCACCCCGATGGGCAATGAGTTTCATGTGATTAGAATGAGTTTAATGTCATTAATATAAATGTGCTCTCACCTAAAGATCATTTAATTGAAAAGAGATTATAAACCTCATTTAGATTAATTAGATTGGGTGAATTTAATGAAACAGGTTAAAGACCACTTCGAAGAAGAAGCAGAAGTATTTGACGAACTTATAAAAACAATTATTCCTTTCTATGAAGATATGGTTAACTCAATAGTATTATCACTGCCTTTCCACAAGAGAGAAAATTTTAAAGTTCTGGATCTGGGTTGTGGTACCGGTAACATATCCCGGGAGGTGAAAGAAGCTTTTCCCCATACCCACATTACATGTGTGGATCTGGCGGAGAACATGATCCGAATGGCAGAATCCAAACTAGCTGCCTACAGTGACATTGAATTTATAATATCTGATTTCCGTGATCTTGATTTCAGGGAGGAATACGATGCGGTTGTTTCTTCCCTAGCACTGCATCATCTGCAGAGAGAAGAACAGAAATCATTCTACCACCGAATATATGAGTTCCTTAGAAAAGGAGGAGTGTTTTACAATGCAGATATCATCCAGGGCTCAACTCCTCATCTTAATCAAACCTACCTGAACAAGTGGATAGATTTCATGCTACAGAATCATACTAAAGAAGAGATTGAATCCATATGGCTGCCTAAGCACAGAGAAGAAGATTTTCCATCTCCACTTATGAACCATGTTGTGTGGATGGAAGATGCGGGCTTTGAGGTGGTGGATGTGGTGTGGAAATATTATATGTTTGGGGTTTATGGTGGTAAAAAATAAAAAAGCCCATTTGAACCTGTTCAGAAAAATTTTCAAGTAATAATATGGAATTTCTAATCTCCAAGCACTTGTTCCACCATCCATTCTGGATGGAACTCCATAAGATCACCATATCCCTGACCAACACCTAAAAAGAGTATGGGTTTGTTTATAACGTGTCCAATGGAGAGTGCCGCCCCACCTTTAGCATCAGCATCGGCCTTGGTGAGTATGATTCCATCTACTCCCACTGCTTCATTGAATTTGCGAGCTTGCTCCACTGCATCGTTTC
This window of the Methanobacteriaceae archaeon genome carries:
- a CDS encoding deoxyuridine 5'-triphosphate nucleotidohydrolase; translated protein: MLGEKELIKIFPEFKELVEPSGIDLRVDEVYIQKGPGSLIDNEKKLPQLEKLEGPLYTLKPKTAYSVTIDGKIKIPKGYSMLYLPRSTLLRSFISIHTAVGDPGFSGTLQFLMVNQGEFPFTLKRGERIAQGVVFPVKGSGEYNGSYQEK
- a CDS encoding class I SAM-dependent methyltransferase; this encodes MKQVKDHFEEEAEVFDELIKTIIPFYEDMVNSIVLSLPFHKRENFKVLDLGCGTGNISREVKEAFPHTHITCVDLAENMIRMAESKLAAYSDIEFIISDFRDLDFREEYDAVVSSLALHHLQREEQKSFYHRIYEFLRKGGVFYNADIIQGSTPHLNQTYLNKWIDFMLQNHTKEEIESIWLPKHREEDFPSPLMNHVVWMEDAGFEVVDVVWKYYMFGVYGGKK
- a CDS encoding glycerophosphodiester phosphodiesterase, which gives rise to MKLIAHRGASAFEGENTLRSVKRAFKLGADMVEVDVRQSRDGELVVIHDSTVDRTTNGKGLVKEKTLKQLKELDAGNGEKIPTLREVLQILEGKVPADEIGLVIEIKEPGIEKQVLDILRLEEKVKKVIVASFYHNVSLNLKSTEKNIKTGVIFSSQPVRPEIQALDAKADFMFPFYQYLNEEMVSRAHNHGIEVYPGVIDSSKDLEFILSMDVDGFVTNNLIGRKSIK